From one Aquicella lusitana genomic stretch:
- a CDS encoding DUF190 domain-containing protein, whose product MLTEDGYLLRVFIGESDKKDGMPLYEWIVRRAKKEGIAGATVLRGIEGYGGSSQIHTAKILQLSTDLPVIIELIDTLDKIDRFMAVLEEVIEGGLVTQEKAKIRLFRSAR is encoded by the coding sequence ATGTTAACTGAAGACGGCTATTTATTACGGGTTTTTATAGGCGAATCTGATAAAAAGGACGGAATGCCGCTCTATGAATGGATTGTCAGGCGCGCAAAGAAGGAAGGCATCGCAGGCGCGACTGTTTTACGCGGTATCGAAGGTTACGGCGGCAGCAGCCAGATTCATACCGCTAAAATCTTGCAACTCTCGACCGATTTGCCCGTCATTATCGAGCTCATTGATACACTAGATAAAATAGATCGTTTTATGGCTGTCCTGGAAGAGGTCATCGAAGGCGGGCTGGTGACACAAGAGAAAGCAAAAATTCGCTTGTTCAGGAGCGCGCGATAA
- a CDS encoding exopolysaccharide biosynthesis protein: MKKSKRSSELLMEIAQDKPLAGDLTYQHFLQRLGDRAFGIVLLFFALPSALPSSFLPGISLIFSLPIAIFALQIIFARKTLWLPNVIGKRKISHEKISKIIHAAVPYLAKIERFLKPRWDLMMMPVMEIIHGIAIFFLALLLILPIPFSNFILATLVIIFSLGFAEKDGVFIVIGYIGSILYVSFIYLLIIATIKTVLSGHGV, translated from the coding sequence ATGAAAAAATCGAAACGATCTTCAGAACTTCTCATGGAGATTGCACAAGACAAACCATTAGCGGGTGATTTGACTTATCAGCACTTTTTGCAAAGGCTTGGCGACCGTGCATTTGGTATTGTTTTATTATTTTTTGCTTTGCCAAGCGCATTACCTTCTTCATTTCTTCCTGGCATTTCTTTAATTTTTAGTCTACCTATCGCGATTTTTGCGCTGCAAATAATTTTTGCCAGGAAGACACTTTGGTTACCCAATGTGATTGGGAAGCGAAAAATTTCTCATGAAAAAATCTCGAAGATCATCCATGCAGCCGTACCTTATTTAGCGAAAATCGAGCGATTTCTAAAACCTCGATGGGATTTGATGATGATGCCTGTCATGGAAATCATCCATGGCATTGCTATTTTCTTTTTGGCCTTATTGTTAATACTGCCCATCCCATTTAGTAATTTTATTCTTGCAACGTTAGTTATTATTTTTAGCCTTGGTTTCGCTGAGAAAGACGGTGTCTTCATTGTGATAGGCTACATCGGTTCTATTCTTTATGTTTCTTTTATTTATTTATTAATTATTGCCACCATTAAAACGGTTTTATCAGGACATGGGGTTTAA
- a CDS encoding 5-formyltetrahydrofolate cyclo-ligase — translation MDMSTDPKATLRKHFREVRKAISPAYRDKAALAAANIFVSQAVFKQSQHIACYLAFHHEFETMPLIESIWQAQKYCYLPVLAEEKETPLRFALYQPGDTLRPNRYGIPEPDNLSGIITPERLEIVITPLIAFDVHGHRLGTGGGYYDRTFAFIHTQLTDKPFIVGVGYAVQQAERLPSDPWDVTVDAIMTEEKWLRVLNPMS, via the coding sequence ATGGATATGAGCACCGATCCCAAGGCGACACTTCGAAAACACTTTCGCGAAGTACGCAAGGCCATTTCTCCAGCTTATCGTGACAAGGCTGCGCTTGCGGCAGCGAATATTTTCGTCAGTCAGGCAGTTTTTAAACAAAGCCAGCATATTGCCTGTTATCTTGCGTTTCATCATGAATTCGAAACCATGCCTTTGATTGAGTCTATCTGGCAAGCACAAAAATATTGCTACCTGCCTGTGCTTGCTGAAGAAAAAGAAACACCACTCCGTTTCGCGCTCTATCAGCCTGGCGACACGCTGCGACCTAATCGTTATGGCATTCCCGAGCCTGACAATCTCTCGGGTATCATTACTCCAGAAAGACTGGAAATAGTTATTACACCGCTAATTGCATTCGATGTGCATGGTCATCGTTTAGGGACAGGCGGCGGGTATTATGATCGTACCTTTGCATTTATTCATACCCAACTTACTGACAAGCCTTTTATCGTCGGCGTGGGTTATGCCGTTCAGCAGGCGGAGCGTTTGCCATCGGACCCATGGGATGTCACGGTGGATGCGATAATGACAGAAGAAAAATGGTTGCGTGTATTAAACCCCATGTCCTGA
- a CDS encoding cell division protein ZapA encodes MTDKIITTTIDILGKLYPIRCPESELKSLQQAAAFLNQKMLEVKESGKAINVERIAIITALNIAYQFLQSDQQKTSLMSKINQRITLLQDKLDTTINKAMQTELIYTAE; translated from the coding sequence ATGACGGATAAAATCATCACCACCACCATTGATATTTTAGGCAAGCTCTACCCGATTAGATGCCCGGAATCGGAATTGAAGTCATTGCAGCAGGCCGCTGCTTTTCTTAACCAGAAGATGCTGGAGGTCAAGGAGTCTGGCAAGGCGATTAATGTGGAGCGCATTGCCATCATTACAGCGCTCAATATTGCTTATCAATTTCTGCAATCAGACCAACAGAAAACCAGCCTCATGAGCAAGATCAATCAACGTATTACGCTACTGCAGGACAAGCTGGATACGACTATTAATAAAGCGATGCAAACGGAACTAATCTATACTGCAGAATAA
- the pgi gene encoding glucose-6-phosphate isomerase: MKNLTELPEWQALFAHHQEVANLHLRALFAEDRSRFARFSLESGELFLDYSRNRISSETIKLLTELAEAVQLRQKIEALFNGQPINHTEKRPALHTALRDKRHTPIQVNGENIASIIAHMQQQLHDFVDNIHSKTWKGVTGKPIKHIVNLGIGGSHHGPQMAIHALKDFAVSDLQFHFISSVDKAHLNDVLEQIDPETSLFILSSKSFTTIETLTNARTILAWLRDKFGENVLKHHFVAVTAAPEKAIAFGIPKENIFPLWDWVGGRYSIWSAIGLPIALMLGNKHFEDFLAGAYEMDQHFRQADFSKNMPVLLALLTVWYLNFFGARAQAIVPYAHRLRYLVPYLQQAEMESNGKCIRSDSSHILYATGPVIFGEEGCNGQHTYHQLLHQGQHLIPVDFILIGKMSPSANDHHHETLIASGLSQAQALMRGKTFDEAYQELIARHCSPDEAKQLAHHQMIPGNKPSNVLVMEQLTPRNLGALLALYEHKIFVQGIIWDINPFDQWGVELGKQLLPQIIHRLKHMHTEDETDCATEGLIHHYKKIQDRL; the protein is encoded by the coding sequence ATGAAAAATCTTACTGAATTACCCGAATGGCAGGCGCTCTTCGCGCATCACCAGGAAGTCGCAAACCTGCATTTGCGCGCGCTGTTTGCCGAAGACAGGTCGCGTTTTGCCCGATTTTCTCTGGAATCCGGCGAGCTTTTTCTGGATTATTCACGCAATCGTATTTCATCCGAAACCATTAAATTGCTCACAGAACTCGCGGAGGCTGTTCAATTACGCCAGAAAATAGAAGCCCTGTTTAACGGACAACCGATCAATCATACTGAAAAACGGCCTGCGCTACACACAGCCTTGCGTGATAAAAGACACACGCCCATACAGGTTAATGGAGAAAATATCGCTTCCATTATTGCGCATATGCAACAGCAACTACATGATTTTGTTGATAATATTCATTCAAAGACCTGGAAGGGCGTGACGGGCAAACCCATCAAACATATCGTAAATCTGGGCATAGGCGGCTCCCATCATGGCCCTCAGATGGCAATTCATGCGCTAAAGGATTTTGCAGTAAGCGATCTGCAATTTCATTTTATTTCCAGCGTGGATAAGGCCCATCTAAATGATGTATTGGAACAAATTGATCCGGAAACATCGCTTTTTATCCTCTCATCTAAATCTTTTACAACCATCGAAACACTCACCAATGCACGCACTATCCTGGCCTGGCTTAGGGATAAATTCGGCGAAAATGTCCTCAAACACCACTTTGTGGCTGTGACAGCCGCACCAGAAAAAGCCATTGCCTTTGGCATTCCCAAAGAAAATATTTTCCCGCTATGGGACTGGGTAGGTGGACGTTATTCGATTTGGTCGGCCATTGGATTGCCCATCGCCCTGATGCTGGGCAACAAGCATTTCGAAGATTTCCTGGCAGGCGCCTATGAGATGGATCAACATTTCAGGCAGGCGGATTTTTCTAAAAATATGCCGGTTTTATTAGCCCTGTTGACCGTTTGGTACCTTAATTTTTTTGGTGCGCGTGCACAAGCCATCGTGCCTTATGCCCACCGCCTCCGATACCTTGTTCCCTATTTGCAGCAGGCGGAAATGGAAAGCAACGGTAAATGTATTCGCTCTGATAGCAGTCACATTCTTTATGCGACAGGACCTGTTATTTTTGGCGAAGAAGGCTGTAATGGTCAGCACACTTATCATCAGTTGCTGCATCAAGGGCAGCATCTGATTCCAGTCGATTTTATTCTGATTGGCAAAATGTCTCCGTCAGCAAACGATCACCATCATGAAACACTCATAGCAAGCGGCTTAAGTCAGGCCCAGGCGCTGATGCGTGGCAAAACATTTGATGAAGCTTACCAGGAACTAATCGCCCGGCATTGTTCGCCCGACGAAGCAAAACAGCTTGCGCATCACCAGATGATCCCAGGCAATAAACCGAGCAACGTGCTGGTGATGGAACAACTGACGCCTCGAAATCTGGGCGCGCTCCTTGCGCTTTATGAGCATAAAATTTTCGTCCAGGGTATCATCTGGGACATTAATCCCTTTGATCAATGGGGCGTGGAGTTGGGCAAACAGTTGTTACCGCAGATTATTCATCGCCTGAAGCATATGCATACAGAAGATGAAACAGATTGTGCAACAGAAGGCTTGATTCATCATTATAAAAAAATACAGGATAGATTATGA
- the lptM gene encoding LPS translocon maturation chaperone LptM, producing MKKGFIFLLAACLILCACGQSGKLYLPDPNAVSEQDQGPDQNQN from the coding sequence ATGAAAAAAGGATTTATTTTCTTGCTTGCCGCCTGCCTGATACTTTGTGCCTGCGGCCAATCAGGCAAGCTTTATTTACCTGATCCTAATGCGGTTTCCGAACAAGATCAGGGGCCGGATCAAAATCAGAATTAG